The nucleotide window TGTGTAGCACGAATTctatatgtaatataaacCAAATTTGGTATAACAGGAAAACTGGAAGTAATGAATAGCTGTTCAAATTCACATTACAATTCGAGTCAACgtctatttgaaaattaagaatGAACATACGTTGGCAATTTGCAAGTATTCAATTCTGTGTAGATTGTGTTGATATTTTGTCTTACAAATAAACTTATTTACAGAAGGGACTTTAACAGCTGTACCTTAGAAATGCTGCCTTTTGGTAAAAGTTGCCGAAGATTTTTGCTTTtgttcattttctgaaaaaaatatccaataCCTGCAGAAGTATCTGttcgaattttgatatttatgCAGCtgaatttaattaacacgaaTAAACGTATCATCATTTATTGCTTTACATAgtaaagtataataattgcTGGTACCCATAAGCCATTGAATTCATATTGCAAGCATGCCAGTtaacttgaataaattttgtaggAAACTCTATACCCAAAGCAGTTTTAATAGCTCATCAGTTTAGACAAATAATAGGCCAAAGCTGCAGGAAATAAGGCAGCACTTCTATCCAGTAGTATCTCAGGCTGTAGCTACAACAATCTATACATGTTACAGACGAGAACATTATACAATGAGAACTCTGTTCTCAACTGCAGTTGCTACGAGAGCTTGATAATTTTCGCATGTTGAAATGTTAGTGACAATCCGTTGAACAACCATTCATTGCTtctgttttgaattttgttaccTACTGCTACGTATAGAAACAAATTGTTCGATGCAAATTTTGTCTGATAGTTGTATTACACAAAAAGACGCAAGTAAAATGAATCTTATCATGTGCCTAACGTTCGTACAAAAGCTATGTTTCCATAATAAGGAAATTCTGAAGAACTCGTACATAGGCTTGTCCTATAATGGTGATTTACCGACTGATTTTTATAATAGAGTTGTAAGTCATTATTCCGTGAATGTCAAGAATGTAAATAAGTCGTTTACGTTATGTCAAATCACCACGAAACCATCGATAAGAGATAGGAAATTATTACACAAAGCAATAAACATGcaaagaaaagtgaaatttgcATAACGTCTTTCTAATAATGTCAGGCACATAGTTAACAGCTGTAagtaaaagttgaaaaaagttaattGATAAGCTGGATATAGGATACAGACCACAGTTTTTACCTCCTTGCAAGCAAGGTTGTGAATGATTGCTGCGCCTCGTTCTTGTAATTCGGGTGTTTCGGAGAGAAGCGAATGTACAGCGACTTTCGTTGTCACTCTGATATTGCTGATGTTCTGGTTCTGATAGGGCCATTCAGAAATGTACAAGAGCCACTCGGAACTGCTTAGATTTTCAAACATATTTGCCATCTGGAAATATATACGTTACATATCTTACTGTAGTGTTACTCTCCCTTCGGATATCATGTTGATTTTGGGCgcgattatttaaatatttaaatactaCACCACCAAGATGTTTACTTACAAATAGTGATAAGGAAAGTTGTTCTTCGTGTGGGTGACGATCAATGTCAAAAGCATAATTCATCAGAATATGTTCTCTACGATCTTGGTGTAAAAGCAAAATGACATCATCTTTCAGAGCTGCAACTGCCAGTACGTTCAAAAGACGCACTCTAACTGCTGCATCGAGGGATTTATCGTAGAGCAAACGTCCTGTTAATGAGAAATAATCACATTAgaggtgagaaaaaatgatGCACTTCACCTTCTGTACGGTCTGTGATAGAAAATAGAAACCTATGAAATTCAGGAAGTTATCTCCCAGCGCCCAAGAGCCTTCATCTTCCAGCACGTACTGGTGAAGTTCCTCTAGGCTCTTCTGTTCAGCTTCGTTTAGTTTACCATCAACCAGGCCGACCAAAGCGTCAAAGTCAACCCTCGCGTCTACGGTATCTTTGAAAACTACAGGAGGATCACGTtggcgttttttttcttcaatgtcACGTCGTTCGTCTGCTTCCATTTGCAACACTCTGTCCGACGGTAACATTTCCGCACCGGCGTCGCCATTGGTAGATTGTATTTCGCTAATTACAcctgaaaacaaaatgaaattttccttaATGCGTGATTAAAGTTaatactcaatttttctcttcttgtttaatatgaaaaaaactcACTAGTAAATTGTGAAACACCATTGTGTGCATGTATTGTTCTGATGGGAATACTGATATGAAGCTTTGTTAGTAGTATTATAAGAAGATGAGATAATACAGATCGCAACGATTGATCTATACTATTATCTTCATCATTCATGAGTAACCGTTAATTAGTGTAATTTGTGTTCTATGGGGACATACTCTCACTTTCTGCCATCGCTGCGTTGTAGCTGCTTGGTTCAGTGCTATTGCTTCCGCTACCGCTGCTGCTCTTatctttcttctccttcttcttcttttttttctttcgctcttTCTTTGCTAACTTCTCGTTGATTACGTTCCTCCTTTCTTCCAAAGCTATTGAATTCAatctaaaaatcaaaattccaGGTAAAACATGCGTTAACGATACTTGATCGAGATTTAAGTAGTACAAATAATGTTCAACAGTAATGTCGTCATCAAATTACGCTTGTAGATGTTTTTCCCCGTGGCATTGAAAGATAAACAATGACAATTAAATTTCTTAAGCCAATATTACAAGCATAATATTATCACGCTCATAGTATATTGGGAAATAGGTATGCCAGGAATAAAAGCAAGCCATGTGGCACattcatgtatataatatttatttcagaGTATATATTATCTGTGTTAAActgcagaaaaaaaacaggtGTGCAGTTCCATAGAACTTCACTAGTGTTAACTTTAATACAGTCAACAACCCTTGTTTCGCAGCCCTATCTCTGACGACTTGCGTCAGTTGTGAAGGCTACAATGATTTGCAGGCAAGCACAGCCAACTGCTAAGAGATCTCACCAAGAATTTCACACAAAACAAGTCCTACTATACCGAAGGCTGAGAAAGTATAAAGCAGAGAAGCACGCTGAAAATTGAGAAGTATAAGAGAGATttgatatttgtaaatttctgGATGTATTTCTTCAACCTTGTTTTTCTGTTCAATAGTAGAGTTCAATGAAAGTTGTGACACAAAAGCAAATTACGTTGTTAGTTGGCTACAAATCACCCTTAAAATAGAGAATTATTTATCATCACACTACATAACAAgcataaattattgaaaagcTATTTTCTTTGAGAAAAACGATCAGACCTAGCTTCCTCGATAGCTGAATTCAGGCGTTGAAAATCAGGTGATTCCTCTCGATGAATTCTAGGTTCGACGAATCTTTGACCGCTTGAAAAGCCTGAACTAGCTCCGTTACTTAACGTGTCGATCAACGGTCGCAGAGCTTGTCCTATTGGtctaaaaaatatgttttagctataattattcatattttactaGAATACAAGCcacattgaattttattttattattattagatttgaatttaatattattagaTATTCACATCGGTGTTAGAACCTTAAACTTACGTGCTAAGTATTTCTTCCGGTAGATCAAGAATGTACTTAGGGATGccttttccgaccaaaaaGTTGCTCACTTCGTCAGTAAAACAGTTGCAGTTGTGTTTGAACAGGTCGTAAGTCCCGGGTCTAAGAGAATCAACGCACAGCCATGTGTGTAAGTACGGTTGACAAAGCACAATAGTGTACAATACTTCTTTtaaagcacgaagaaaaatttatttgaacaaGACGCTTATTACTCACGCAAATTTCGAGGTACCAAGACCGTTGATGTATTCAAGGAACACTGAATACGGAAGATAGGTGTCACCAACTTTCTCCACCTTCAATGGCTCACCGAGTTCAGTTCCAccctgtagaaaaaaaaaacgaaaaacacgTCCGAATAGAATATAccaaaaatataattgaatttatattttattatcatatctattcgtattattatttatacagcACTGTACAGATTCGAGCACCCAAGTTATAAGGTACGCTAGATAGAGGCGAGGGAGGTACATCATCCAATGAATAAGATGACTATAATTAGAAGAGTGGGCAGTGTACCAATCTGCTGCGCATCGGCTGTGGTAATTGCCTATAAGCCTAGTTCAAAATATACGGATGTGTAAAATTCCTTAGTAATTATGTGGCATTTTAAGGTCCATCAGCTTGATGCATTAATTAGCACATTACATGACGCAAGTGCCGGTTGCCAACAAGATGTAATACGATTTGTTACAAGAAATCAATTCCGTTATCCTCGtttcttattttctattatatcTTGAGAGGTGATGTTTTTGATCGACATTACCAATGTAAgattacaaatatttgaaagtttGACATCAAAATTGTATTGAGCTAATAAACTCGTTTccatttaattaaaaatcacgcatacaaaattttttcgaaagaacaacatttgaaaaaaacatcgcgatttttgaaatttcaaacggtcgtttcttcaatttctctgcttcagaaaaatttgtcacatGAGTAACGGTTAAAAATAACTTGTGATCAACAgcgtttatatatatataaaaaaaaaatatatatctcaACGAAGAAAGCTCTCGAACGCATTTAATATCACTTACAAAAAAcatgttattatttcaaatttattatcacaAAATTACGTTAGATACGTTCGAAAGATTTTCGCGGCTTTGTCGCGCGTCGAATCAATCGAAGGTCGATAGGTCGATTGATCGGCGTCGGTTGAGAAGCGGAAAATGAAACTAAAACAACTGACTGGAGGATAAAAACGGAACACAAATTCATTTGCATATCCTTTTTTTCAGCATGCCGcaacaaaatttcgaatggaaaaagtatgaaatttcaaatctataGTTTGACGTGACCCATTCTTCAAGTCAGcttttatacaaatttcacACTATCTGGGTTTCAAtccaataattgaaaattaacaaaccCCATAAACGGGGTAGAAATGCGAACCGGAGTTAAAatcgagtagaaaaaaatgagatttaaattggaaaatacaaataaaaaaataaaacaaaatgaataaaaaatgaccggataacaatttttttttttttttttaggagaTGTTTCCAATAATGTATTTTTCAGTTTGTCACACGCGATACAATTGTTTGAATGCTAGTTCTATCTGTAATGCAATATACCGTAATTTGTGAGGAAAAAGGAGCACGTATGTGTAACAGAAGGAATATGTTTGAATCATAAATGAAAAGAACAATTTTTAACTTGTGGCAAAAGGTGTGCTATGATGTATACATGCacttttcagtgaaaaaaatgagaatctGGGTCCGCACTTCGCGCGCACTTGTACTCACACACGTAGACACGTAGTAGGTACGGTATAATTCACTTCACTACGCGTTTCGCGCTGTTCGCTATGACGTAACGAATATATACCCCAGTAATTAATAGAGCTCGACGAAGCGGTGGCAGGGGCAGGTCAGGGCAGAGACGAAGATGAGACGAGGAGACGAAGAGGATATGCACGAGGAGGCAGACTTACCGGCGACAGCTTTCGCCCGCGAAGAGAGACCGGGCAGGAAAGTACATACGAGTATGATGGTCTCGGGAAAGAGCTAAGAGAGTCGTCGAGAGAGCCGAGAGAGTGCCCCTACGAACCTGGAGATATTTTTAGTTGTCCTCGGACCAAATTTAGTCCCGGTATGCCTAGTGTATCGTATAGCCAAGCCCCGGACTCACCGACGGCGAAACCATGACGTACCTCTACTATTATGCTAACGCTAGCGATTTTTCCAGCTTTCAACTTGATTCGCATATTCCACTTCTCTCAAAATCTATTTTCTACTCGTGTCACGATATTCCTATTCTTTCCTTATGCTTTTGCTTATTCTATACGTGTATTGCAATTTATACTTAGAAAAAATATGACGGTAGGCTTTTATGGGCGCCATGTTGGAATTGAACTACCACCTCGTGATTTTAATACCGTATTTCTGTTTACCACGCTTTAGTTTAACGACGGTTTAGAGCTTTCCGACTTTTTTGACACCTGCACGATTGAAATCGTGGACATTTTATAGTTTTATTCTAACAACGATTCAACTGTATTGTGAGGTGCGAACGGAGAAACTCATGGACGCCATGTTTGACTCTACGGT belongs to Neodiprion lecontei isolate iyNeoLeco1 chromosome 5, iyNeoLeco1.1, whole genome shotgun sequence and includes:
- the LOC107222111 gene encoding uncharacterized protein LOC107222111 isoform X2; its protein translation is MNVQLMSIDLRIRFKRRVRNIGKEKADNMDDSEEVGTIVELYIYDLTKGMAAVMAQMLIGRNLEGIWHTAIVAYGREYFFGPTGIQSVRPGGTELGEPLKVEKVGDTYLPYSVFLEYINGLGTSKFAPGTYDLFKHNCNCFTDEVSNFLVGKGIPKYILDLPEEILSTPIGQALRPLIDTLSNGASSGFSSGQRFVEPRIHREESPDFQRLNSAIEEARLNSIALEERRNVINEKLAKKERKKKKKKKEKKDKSSSGSGSNSTEPSSYNAAMAESVISEIQSTNGDAGAEMLPSDRVLQMEADERRDIEEKKRQRDPPVVFKDTVDARVDFDALVGLVDGKLNEAEQKSLEELHQYVLEDEGSWALGDNFLNFIGRLLYDKSLDAAVRVRLLNVLAVAALKDDVILLLHQDRREHILMNYAFDIDRHPHEEQLSLSLFMANMFENLSSSEWLLYISEWPYQNQNISNIRVTTKVAVHSLLSETPELQERGAAIIHNLACKEKMNKSKNLRQLLPKGSISKVFDDVAVELTMALLQYFNSNPSEEQLFRCMKALARFTQISGQEVPQLIQMIGPEPNKFRGVSQRVDELIDQVNKKLR
- the LOC107222111 gene encoding uncharacterized protein LOC107222111 isoform X5 is translated as MDDSEEVGTIVELYIYDLTKGMAAVMAQMLIGRNLEGIWHTAIVAYGREYFFGPTGIQSVRPGGTELGEPLKVEKVGDTYLPYSVFLEYINGLGTSKFAPGTYDLFKHNCNCFTDEVSNFLVGKGIPKYILDLPEEILSTPIGQALRPLIDTLSNGASSGFSSGQRFVEPRIHREESPDFQRLNSAIEEARLNSIALEERRNVINEKLAKKERKKKKKKKEKKDKSSSGSGSNSTEPSSYNAAMAESESVISEIQSTNGDAGAEMLPSDRVLQMEADERRDIEEKKRQRDPPVVFKDTVDARVDFDALVGLVDGKLNEAEQKSLEELHQYVLEDEGSWALGDNFLNFIGRLLYDKSLDAAVRVRLLNVLAVAALKDDVILLLHQDRREHILMNYAFDIDRHPHEEQLSLSLFMANMFENLSSSEWLLYISEWPYQNQNISNIRVTTKVAVHSLLSETPELQERGAAIIHNLACKEKMNKSKNLRQLLPKGSISKVFDDVAVELTMALLQYFNSNPSEEQLFRCMKALARFTQISGQEVPQLIQMIGPEPNKFRGVSQRVDELIDQVNKKLR
- the LOC107222111 gene encoding uncharacterized protein LOC107222111 isoform X4 gives rise to the protein MNVQLMSIDLRIRFKRRVRNIGKEKADNMDDSEEVGTIVELYIYDLTKGMAAVMAQMLIGRNLEGIWHTAIVAYGREYFFGPTGIQSVRPGGTELGEPLKVEKVGDTYLPYSVFLEYINGLGTSKFAPGTYDLFKHNCNCFTDEVSNFLVGKGIPKYILDLPEEILSTPIGQALRPLIDTLSNGASSGFSSGQRFVEPRIHREESPDFQRLNSAIEEARLNSIALEERRNVINEKLAKKERKKKKKKKEKKDKSSSGSGSNSTEPSSYNAAMAESESVISEIQSTNGDAGAEMLPSDRVLQMEADERRDIEEKKRQRDPPVVFKDTVDARVDFDALVGLVDGKLNEAEQKSLEELHQYVLEDEGSWALGDNFLNFIGRLLYDKSLDAAVRVRLLNVLAVAALKDDVILLLHQDRREHILMNYAFDIDRHPHEEQLSLSLFMANMFENLSSSEWLLYISEWPYQNQNISNIRVTTKVAVHSLLSETPELQERGAAIIHNLACKEVFDDVAVELTMALLQYFNSNPSEEQLFRCMKALARFTQISGQEVPQLIQMIGPEPNKFRGVSQRVDELIDQVNKKLR
- the LOC107222111 gene encoding uncharacterized protein LOC107222111 isoform X3 codes for the protein MNVQLMSIDLRIRFKRRVRNIGKEKADNMDDSEEVGTIVELYIYDLTKGMAAVMAQMLIGRNLEGIWHTAIVAYGREYFFGPTGIQSVRPGGTELGEPLKVEKVGDTYLPYSVFLEYINGLGTSKFAPGTYDLFKHNCNCFTDEVSNFLVGKGIPKYILDLPEEILSTPIGQALRPLIDTLSNGASSGFSSGQRFVEPRIHREESPDFQRLNSAIEEARLNSIALEERRNVINEKLAKKERKKKKKKKEKKDKSSSGSGSNSTEPSSYNAAMAESESVISEIQSTNGDAGAEMLPSDRVLQMEADERRDIEEKKRQRDPPVVFKDTVDARVDFDALVGLVDGKLNEAEQKSLEELHQYVLEDEGSWALGDNFLNFIGRLLYDKSLDAAVRVRLLNVLAVAALKDDVILLLHQDRREHILMNYAFDIDRHPHEEQLSLSLFMANMFENLSSSEWLLYISEWPYQNQNISNIRVTTKVAVHSLLSETPELQERGAAIIHNLACKEVKTVVFDDVAVELTMALLQYFNSNPSEEQLFRCMKALARFTQISGQEVPQLIQMIGPEPNKFRGVSQRVDELIDQVNKKLR
- the LOC107222111 gene encoding uncharacterized protein LOC107222111 isoform X1, with amino-acid sequence MNVQLMSIDLRIRFKRRVRNIGKEKADNMDDSEEVGTIVELYIYDLTKGMAAVMAQMLIGRNLEGIWHTAIVAYGREYFFGPTGIQSVRPGGTELGEPLKVEKVGDTYLPYSVFLEYINGLGTSKFAPGTYDLFKHNCNCFTDEVSNFLVGKGIPKYILDLPEEILSTPIGQALRPLIDTLSNGASSGFSSGQRFVEPRIHREESPDFQRLNSAIEEARLNSIALEERRNVINEKLAKKERKKKKKKKEKKDKSSSGSGSNSTEPSSYNAAMAESESVISEIQSTNGDAGAEMLPSDRVLQMEADERRDIEEKKRQRDPPVVFKDTVDARVDFDALVGLVDGKLNEAEQKSLEELHQYVLEDEGSWALGDNFLNFIGRLLYDKSLDAAVRVRLLNVLAVAALKDDVILLLHQDRREHILMNYAFDIDRHPHEEQLSLSLFMANMFENLSSSEWLLYISEWPYQNQNISNIRVTTKVAVHSLLSETPELQERGAAIIHNLACKEKMNKSKNLRQLLPKGSISKVFDDVAVELTMALLQYFNSNPSEEQLFRCMKALARFTQISGQEVPQLIQMIGPEPNKFRGVSQRVDELIDQVNKKLR